Proteins co-encoded in one Sandaracinaceae bacterium genomic window:
- a CDS encoding L-histidine N(alpha)-methyltransferase, which produces MSKKDGSTAQVFELLMSFAEALGIDGDKDLAQLVGVSPETVQNWRKGAVGELKPAKLEQVKRALSSRVASLREWAGAGDLDLEGGITHLDVAPEASPSDLQRQLRDRMHYDYLGHRFLYFEPQGALAWENLIGGGYEQETWLNGVRMCAQQWLETGRNKDGTAKGPIASSLALGRRGRTRGLDVISLGPGEGSKEVEVLGALEEAEAKNDPLPWRSMTLVDVSISLLLRAALNARRRVVNLPFERSRVFAICSDFEEGPLDFARRLPSSRNEDDASRRLVLVLGNVFGNVRHEDTFVRQKLNFLTRPGDLLWLEVGLRAEKVELDPVYRLTQKSSTETAAETNRRLLLEGPYRRWEAALGRKPTNIELRVWVREDDDSSSIPGSYNFCHDIVLEQERRALTMLYSRRYDLEGLSRWLEPRGYVVERIEKVSDTRRVDRVAHLLLRRTD; this is translated from the coding sequence GTGAGCAAGAAAGACGGTTCCACCGCGCAGGTCTTCGAGCTGTTGATGAGCTTCGCCGAAGCGCTCGGCATCGATGGTGACAAGGACCTCGCCCAGCTCGTCGGCGTCAGCCCCGAGACGGTCCAGAACTGGCGCAAGGGAGCCGTCGGGGAGCTGAAGCCCGCCAAGCTCGAGCAGGTGAAGCGCGCCTTGTCGTCCCGGGTGGCGAGCCTCCGCGAGTGGGCGGGCGCGGGCGACCTCGACCTCGAGGGCGGCATCACCCACCTCGACGTCGCCCCCGAGGCGAGCCCCTCCGATCTCCAGCGGCAGCTGCGCGATCGGATGCACTACGACTACCTGGGCCACCGCTTCCTCTACTTCGAGCCGCAGGGCGCGCTCGCGTGGGAGAACCTCATCGGCGGCGGCTACGAGCAGGAGACCTGGCTCAACGGCGTGCGGATGTGCGCGCAGCAGTGGCTGGAGACCGGTCGCAACAAGGACGGCACGGCGAAGGGCCCCATCGCGTCGAGCCTCGCGCTCGGCCGGCGCGGACGCACGCGCGGCCTCGACGTGATCAGCCTCGGGCCCGGCGAGGGCTCGAAGGAGGTCGAGGTGCTCGGCGCGCTCGAGGAGGCCGAGGCCAAGAACGACCCCCTCCCCTGGCGCTCGATGACCCTGGTCGACGTCTCGATCTCGCTCCTGCTGCGCGCCGCCCTCAACGCGCGCCGTCGCGTCGTGAACCTCCCCTTCGAGCGCTCCCGCGTCTTCGCGATCTGCTCGGACTTCGAGGAGGGCCCGCTCGACTTCGCTCGCCGCCTGCCGAGCAGCCGCAACGAGGACGACGCCAGCCGTCGCCTCGTGCTCGTGCTCGGGAACGTCTTCGGCAACGTGCGACACGAGGACACGTTCGTTCGACAGAAGCTCAACTTTTTGACACGACCCGGCGACCTCCTCTGGCTGGAGGTCGGCCTGCGCGCGGAGAAGGTCGAGCTCGACCCGGTCTATCGGCTCACCCAGAAGTCCTCGACGGAGACGGCGGCCGAGACCAACCGGCGCCTCCTGCTCGAGGGCCCCTACCGGCGATGGGAGGCGGCGCTGGGGCGCAAGCCGACGAACATCGAGCTGCGCGTCTGGGTGCGCGAGGACGACGACTCCTCCTCCATCCCGGGCTCCTACAACTTCTGCCACGACATCGTGCTCGAGCAGGAGCGCCGGGCCCTGACCATGCTCTACAGCCGCCGCTACGATCTCGAGGGTCTCAGCCGCTGGCTCGAGCCGCGCGGCTACGTCGTCGAGCGCATCGAGAAGGTCTCCGACACCCGCCGCGTCGACCGCGTCGCCCACCTGCTGCTCCGGCGCACGGACTGA